A genomic region of Caenorhabditis elegans chromosome V contains the following coding sequences:
- the lea-1 gene encoding Plant Late Embryo Abundant (LEA) related (Confirmed by transcript evidence) has translation MWDSAKHQTSDAGDSAEKHFDDAVDAAKDAYDSAKDKTSDTLDSVKKEGQEASDSTKSLTSDAGDAILGAYDAAKEKASDAWESTKEMVSEAYEQAEKHADDGADSAKDYVEDAKDKASDVWDSAKDKTSDVFDSLKEHGEDASDSAKDLANDAEDAIKDTYDSAKEKASDAFDSAKEHGEDAQESAKEYFEQAKEKASDALDSAQKHGDDAKESAQGYFEQAKDKSSEIWDSAKKHGEEASDSAKDYFEQAKDKASDAVESAKKQGEETSDAAKEHADHAKGKIADAWDATKDKADDVKDTAGETFENIHHSATTAVDEARENAAAAKDNASESAESTKYSIVDTAKGIAHSAEEKLEGAASVVGDAVQYVNDSATSAVSTVADSVSSAVHTVGEKLHDAEEAASNYMHGAHKSASEAAHDTKEAVTSKAAEVENVVKSSLGQRAAALHEKKREFFYSTPEKTSTVPVFVEDLNEQTLDDVPDKVEDIVAEVEKSAADAAKNTADEAKKTAEHVEQKVDENLKTGTLPSPKSGNTDTLRSTRSEGTPNKRRCTIL, from the exons ATGTGGGATTCTGCGAAACATCAAACTTCCGATGCTGGAGATTCTGCAGAAAAGCACTTTGATGATGCTGTCGACGCGGCCAAGGATGCTTATGATTCTGCTAAAGACAAGACTTCGGATACACTTGACTCTGTTAAGAAAGAAGGACAAGAAGCTTCCGACAGTACGAAATCCCTCACTAGTGACGCTGGAGATGCAATTTTGGGTGCCTATGATGCTGCCAAAGAAAAGGCTTCCGATGCATGGGAGTCAACTAAGGAAATGGTTTCTGAAGCATATGAACAAGCTGAGAAACACGCTGATGATGGCGCTGATTCTGCTAAGGACTACGTCGAAGATGCAAAAGACAAAGCTTCCGATGTCTGGGATTCTGCAAAGGATAAAACGTCTGATGTTTTCGACTCTTTAAAGGAACACGGTGAAGATGCTTCTGATAGTGCCAAGGACCTCGCAAATGACGCAGAAGACGCAATCAAAGATACTTATGATTCGGCCAAAGAAAAAGCTTCCGATGCTTTCGATTCTGCAAAGGAACATGGTGAAGATGCGCAAGAATCTGCCAAAGAATATTTCGAACAGGCTAAGGAAAAAGCTTCTGACGCACTCGACTCTGCTCAGAAACACGGAGATGACGCTAAGGAATCTGCTCAGGGATATTTCGAGCAAGCCAAGGATAAGTCATCGGAAATTTGGGATTCTGCCAAGAAGCACGGAGAGGAGGCATCCGACTCTGCTAAAGATTACTTTGAACAAGCGAAAGATAAGGCTTCGGATGCTGTGGAATCTGCAAAGAAGCAAGGGGAGGAAACTTCCGACGCTGCAAAAGAACACGCTGATCATGCCAAAGGAAAAATTGCCGATGCCTGGGATGCTACCAAAGACAAGGCTGATGACGTGAAAGACACAGCTGGAGAAACATTCGAGAACATCCATCATTCAGCTACCACGGCTGTGGACGAGGCTAGAGAAAACGCTGCTGCAGCAAAGGACAATGCTTCGGAAAGTGCAGAGTCTACTAAGTATTCCATCGTCGACACTGCCAAGGGTATTGCTCATAGTGCCGAGGAAAAGCTCGAGGGAGCTGCTTCTGTTGTTGGAGATGCTGTTCAATACGTCAATGATTCGGCCACTTCAGCTGTCAGCACCGTTGCTGACTCCGTATCGTCCGCTGTTCACACAGTCGGAGAGAAACTTCACGACGCTGAAGAAGCTGCATCAAATTATATGCACGGAGCACAT aaatccgCATCGGAAGCTGCCCATGATACTAAGGAAGCAGTTACATCGAAGGCCGCTGAAGTCGAG AATGTCGTCAAAAGTTCATTGGGTCAACGCGCGGCTGCTTTGCACGAGAAAAAGAGGGAATTCTTCTATTCTACTCCTGAGAAGACGTCGACAGTGCCAGTTTTTGTTGAAGATCTAAACGAGCAAACACTGGATGATGTTCCTGATAAAGTGGAAGACATTGTCGCCGAGGTTGAG aAGTCGGCTGCTGATGCTGCGAAGAACACTGCCGATGAAGCCAAGAAGACAGCCGAACACGTCGAGCAGAAGGTCGATGAG aacttgaAAACTGGAACTCTTCCATCACCGAAAAGTGGAAATACGGACACTCTTCGCTCGACTCGTTCTGAAGGAACCCCTAACAAGAGAAGATGCACAAtcctttaa
- the acl-2 gene encoding 1-acylglycerol-3-phosphate O-acyltransferase (Confirmed by transcript evidence), which yields MASVDYCASEMKNRNLKLWVFPEGTRNREGGFIPFKKGAFNIAVRAQIPIIPVVFSDYRDFYSKPGRYFKNDGEVVIRVLDAIPTKGLTLDDVSELSDMCRDVMLAAYKEVTLEAQQRNATRRGETKDGKKSE from the exons ATGGCTTCAGTTGATTATTGTGCATCTGAAATGAAGAACAGAAATCTTAAACTTTGGGTATTTCCGGAAGGAACAAGAAATCGTGAAGGAGGGTTCATTCCATTCAAGAAAGGAGCATTCAATATTGCAGTTCGTGCGCAGATTCCCATTATTCCAGTTGTATTCTCAGACTATCGGGATTTCTACTCAAAGCCAGGCCGATATTTCAAGAATGATGGAGAAGTTGTTATTCGAGTTCTGGATGCGATTCCAACAAAAGGG CTCACTCTTGATGACGTCAGCGAGTTGTCTGATATGTGTCGGGACGTTATGTTGGCAGCCTATAAGGAAGTTACTCTAGAAGCTCAGCAACGAAATGCGACACGGCGTGGAGAAACAAAAGACGGGAAGAAATCTGagtaa
- the T06E8.8 gene encoding uncharacterized protein (Confirmed by transcript evidence), translated as MKNTNRTEPRGKF; from the coding sequence ctgaaaaacacGAATCGAACCGAGCCAcgtggaaaattctga
- the yif-1 gene encoding Protein YIF1 (Confirmed by transcript evidence), with translation MSNEWGNDWNTDSWNTGYSQPQQPSAPPAAPAAAPQDQSYGGGYYSQQSSNQGFDGYGQQSPTQNQYGGYGQQQQQQQSYGQNNGFGGFQPQQLMSDPMLNAAKQFGGQFAEQQKEKLTKYLGTFNLKYYFAVDNAYVGKKLGILFFPFFHKDWSLKFAGSADPAPAREDVNAPDLYIPLMSFLTYILVSGFVLGTQGRFSPEILGILTSNALIWVILENIVIFISKYILNISQSLSVWHSLAYSTYKFAHMIVCLLLFMVGDKTFYYGALAYSSLALVIFLLRSVSHFMFDSSGSYGSEEGRKRKLILVAFVVITQPLIMWWLTSVASNYDYDKFGLAQMALSKMTGGSGSKAKQFMTNDGDIDYEALLKMPKDDFEGM, from the exons ATGTCAAACGAGTGGGGAAACGACTGGAACACGGATTCCTGGAACACTGGATACTCACAACCTCAACAACCATCAGCTCCACCCGCTGCTCCTGCTGCAGCACCTCAAGATCAATCATATGG tGGTGGTTATTACTCTCAACAAAGTTCAAATCAAGGCTTCGACGGGTATGGACAGCAAAGTCCTACACAGAATCAATACGGAGGATACGGgcaacagcagcaacaacaacaaagtTATGGGCAAAATAATG GTTTTGGAGGCTTCCAGCCACAGCAATTAATGTCGGATCCTATGTTAAATGCAGCAAAACAATTTGGAGGTCAATTTGCAGAGCAACAAAAGGAGAAG cTCACGAAGTACCTTGGAACATTCAATTTGAAGTATTATTTTGCTGTCGATAACGCATACGTCGGAAAAAAGCTTGGAATACTCTTCTTTCCATTCTTTCATAAAGATTGGTCATTGAAGTTTGCTGGATCAGCAGACCCAGCTCCAGCAAGAGAAGACGTTAATGCTCCTGACTTGTACATTCCACTGATGTCATTCCTCACATACATTTTGGTTTCTGGATTTGTGTTGGGAACACAAGGACGATTTTCTCCTGAAATTCTGGGCATCCTTACCTCGAACGCATTAATTTGGGTAATCCTGGAGAATATTGTAATTTTCATCTCGAAATACATACTCAATATTTCTCAATCACTGTCAGTGTGGCACTCGTTGGCGTATTCGACATATAAGTTCGcgca catgaTAGTCTGTCTGCTTCTGTTCATGGTCGGTGACAAGACATTCTACTATGGAGCACTGGCGTATAGTTCATTGGCTCTCGTGATATTTTTG CTTCGATCCGTCTCCCATTTCATGTTTGACTCATCAGGTTCGTATGGATCAGAAGAAGGACGAAAACGGAAATTGATTCTTGTGGCGTTTGTAGTCATAACTCAACCACTTATTATGTGGTGGCTTACAAG tGTCGCAAGTAACTACGATTATGACAAATTCGGATTGGCCCAGATGGCACTTTCAAAAATGACCGGTGGCTCTGGATCGAAAGCGAAACAATTTATGACCAATGATGGCGATATCGATTACGAAGCACTTTTGAAAATGCCAAAAGATGATTTTGAAggaatgtaa
- the lea-1 gene encoding Plant Late Embryo Abundant (LEA) related (Confirmed by transcript evidence): protein MWDSAKHQTSDAGDSAEKHFDDAVDAAKDAYDSAKDKTSDTLDSVKKEGQEASDSTKSLTSDAGDAILGAYDAAKEKASDAWESTKEMVSEAYEQAEKHADDGADSAKDYVEDAKDKASDVWDSAKDKTSDVFDSLKEHGEDASDSAKDLANDAEDAIKDTYDSAKEKASDAFDSAKEHGEDAQESAKEYFEQAKEKASDALDSAQKHGDDAKESAQGYFEQAKDKSSEIWDSAKKHGEEASDSAKDYFEQAKDKASDAVESAKKQGEETSDAAKEHADHAKGKIADAWDATKDKADDVKDTAGETFENIHHSATTAVDEARENAAAAKDNASESAESTKYSIVDTAKGIAHSAEEKLEGAASVVGDAVQYVNDSATSAVSTVADSVSSAVHTVGEKLHDAEEAASNYMHGAHKSASEAAHDTKEAVTSKAAEVEKSAADAAKNTADEAKKTAEHVEQKVDENLKTGTLPSPKSGNTDTLRSTRSEGTPNKRRCTIL, encoded by the exons ATGTGGGATTCTGCGAAACATCAAACTTCCGATGCTGGAGATTCTGCAGAAAAGCACTTTGATGATGCTGTCGACGCGGCCAAGGATGCTTATGATTCTGCTAAAGACAAGACTTCGGATACACTTGACTCTGTTAAGAAAGAAGGACAAGAAGCTTCCGACAGTACGAAATCCCTCACTAGTGACGCTGGAGATGCAATTTTGGGTGCCTATGATGCTGCCAAAGAAAAGGCTTCCGATGCATGGGAGTCAACTAAGGAAATGGTTTCTGAAGCATATGAACAAGCTGAGAAACACGCTGATGATGGCGCTGATTCTGCTAAGGACTACGTCGAAGATGCAAAAGACAAAGCTTCCGATGTCTGGGATTCTGCAAAGGATAAAACGTCTGATGTTTTCGACTCTTTAAAGGAACACGGTGAAGATGCTTCTGATAGTGCCAAGGACCTCGCAAATGACGCAGAAGACGCAATCAAAGATACTTATGATTCGGCCAAAGAAAAAGCTTCCGATGCTTTCGATTCTGCAAAGGAACATGGTGAAGATGCGCAAGAATCTGCCAAAGAATATTTCGAACAGGCTAAGGAAAAAGCTTCTGACGCACTCGACTCTGCTCAGAAACACGGAGATGACGCTAAGGAATCTGCTCAGGGATATTTCGAGCAAGCCAAGGATAAGTCATCGGAAATTTGGGATTCTGCCAAGAAGCACGGAGAGGAGGCATCCGACTCTGCTAAAGATTACTTTGAACAAGCGAAAGATAAGGCTTCGGATGCTGTGGAATCTGCAAAGAAGCAAGGGGAGGAAACTTCCGACGCTGCAAAAGAACACGCTGATCATGCCAAAGGAAAAATTGCCGATGCCTGGGATGCTACCAAAGACAAGGCTGATGACGTGAAAGACACAGCTGGAGAAACATTCGAGAACATCCATCATTCAGCTACCACGGCTGTGGACGAGGCTAGAGAAAACGCTGCTGCAGCAAAGGACAATGCTTCGGAAAGTGCAGAGTCTACTAAGTATTCCATCGTCGACACTGCCAAGGGTATTGCTCATAGTGCCGAGGAAAAGCTCGAGGGAGCTGCTTCTGTTGTTGGAGATGCTGTTCAATACGTCAATGATTCGGCCACTTCAGCTGTCAGCACCGTTGCTGACTCCGTATCGTCCGCTGTTCACACAGTCGGAGAGAAACTTCACGACGCTGAAGAAGCTGCATCAAATTATATGCACGGAGCACAT aaatccgCATCGGAAGCTGCCCATGATACTAAGGAAGCAGTTACATCGAAGGCCGCTGAAGTCGAG aAGTCGGCTGCTGATGCTGCGAAGAACACTGCCGATGAAGCCAAGAAGACAGCCGAACACGTCGAGCAGAAGGTCGATGAG aacttgaAAACTGGAACTCTTCCATCACCGAAAAGTGGAAATACGGACACTCTTCGCTCGACTCGTTCTGAAGGAACCCCTAACAAGAGAAGATGCACAAtcctttaa
- the acl-2 gene encoding Putative 1-acyl-sn-glycerol-3-phosphate acyltransferase acl-2 (Confirmed by transcript evidence): MENFWSIVVFFLLSILFILYNISTVCHYYMRISFYYFTILLHGMEVCVTMIPSWLNGKGADYVFHSFFYWCKWTGVHTTVYGYEKTQVEGPAVVICNHQSSLDILSMASIWPKNCVVMMKRILAYVPFFNLGAYFSNTIFIDRYNRERAMASVDYCASEMKNRNLKLWVFPEGTRNREGGFIPFKKGAFNIAVRAQIPIIPVVFSDYRDFYSKPGRYFKNDGEVVIRVLDAIPTKGLTLDDVSELSDMCRDVMLAAYKEVTLEAQQRNATRRGETKDGKKSE, encoded by the exons ATGGAGAACTTCTGGTCGATCGTCGTGTTTTTTCTACTCTCAATTCTCTTCATTTTATATAACATATCGACAGTATGCCACTACTATATGCGGATTTCGTTTTATTACTTCACAATTTTATTGCATGGAATGGAAGTTTGTGTTACAATGATCCCTTCTTGGCTAAATGGGAAG ggTGCTGATTACGTGTTTCACTCGTTTTTCTATTGGTGTAAATGGACTGGTGTTCATACAACAGTCTATGGATATGAAAAAACACAAGTTGAAGGTCCGGCTGTAGTTATTTGTAATCATCAG agttctCTCGACATTCTATCGATGGCATCAATCTGGCCGAAGAATTGTGTTGTAATGATGAAACGAATTCTTGCCTATGTTCCATTCTTCAATCTCGGAGCCTACTTT tccaACACAATCTTCATCGATCGATATAACCGTGAACGTGCGATGGCTTCAGTTGATTATTGTGCATCTGAAATGAAGAACAGAAATCTTAAACTTTGGGTATTTCCGGAAGGAACAAGAAATCGTGAAGGAGGGTTCATTCCATTCAAGAAAGGAGCATTCAATATTGCAGTTCGTGCGCAGATTCCCATTATTCCAGTTGTATTCTCAGACTATCGGGATTTCTACTCAAAGCCAGGCCGATATTTCAAGAATGATGGAGAAGTTGTTATTCGAGTTCTGGATGCGATTCCAACAAAAGGG CTCACTCTTGATGACGTCAGCGAGTTGTCTGATATGTGTCGGGACGTTATGTTGGCAGCCTATAAGGAAGTTACTCTAGAAGCTCAGCAACGAAATGCGACACGGCGTGGAGAAACAAAAGACGGGAAGAAATCTGagtaa
- the F57A8.1 gene encoding Protein TSSC4 (Confirmed by transcript evidence), producing the protein MVSRLTKAMGALSQHDEDDYVHDSNASQTEQRRKSARLNKNSDHDMSLGVLKDPHDSGTESDEEELQTITSRCGDPLECLRDYDDYLHSNPPRVSASPAWKRDRDETESWDSFGRESGIMTGDNDSDNDGLATPTPARRRLREEASSPSPGKRGHEESNPMADHPIAWRLRSFNNDRAVKVAARRCPVQVLINRPPIPVAYRFDDHVEAEIEAVELMPPAPAPKRGRRNSHRPSLDFEKMVQTRIEEIAPSSGTSAFCSGPVTRSQINQ; encoded by the exons ATGGTCAGCAGACTCACAAAGGCAATGGGAGCGCTCTCTCAACATGATGAGG ATGACTACGTACATGACAGTAATGCATCACAGACAGAACAGCGTCGCAAGAGTGCAAGACtcaacaaaaattcagatcACGATATGAGTCTCGGCGTTCTTAAGGATCCTCATGATTCTGGAACAGAGTCGGATGAAGAGGAATTGCAGACAATTACATCCAGATGCGGTG atcctcTTGAATGTCTCCGTGATTATGACGACTATCTTCATTCGAACCCTCCAAGAGTCTCAGCTTCACCAGCTTGGAAGCGTGATCGTGATGAAACGGAAag TTGGGACAGTTTCGGTCGTGAATCGGGAATCATGACTGGCGACAATGACTCCGATAACGACGGTCTTGCCACACCAACTCCAGCTCGTCGTCGTCTTCGCGAGGAAGCTAGCTCTCCGAGCCCAGGCAAACGTGGTCATGAAGAATCGAACCCAATGGCTGATCATCCAATTGCTTGGCGTCTTCGTTCATTCAACAATGATCGTGCAGTTAAGGTCGCAGCTCGTCGTTGTCCAGTTCAAGTTCTGATCAATCGCCCACCAATCCCAGTTGCATACCGTTTCGATGATCACGTGGAAGCTGAAATTGAAGCAGTTGAACTGATGCCACCGGCGCCGGCGCCAAAAAGAGGACGACGTAACAGTCATCGTCCATCTTTGGATTTCGAGAAGATGGTTCAG ACTCGCATTGAGGAGATTGCACCATCATCTGGAACTTCTGCATTCTGTTCTGGACCAGTCACTCGTTCCCAAATCAATCAATAA
- the yif-1 gene encoding Protein YIF1 (Confirmed by transcript evidence), with product MSNEWGNDWNTDSWNTGYSQPQQPSAPPAAPAAAPQDQSYGGGYYSQQSSNQGFDGYGQQSPTQNQYGGYGQQQQQQQSYGQNNGFGGFQPQQLMSDPMLNAAKQFGGQFAEQQKEKLTKYLGTFNLKYYFAVDNAYVGKKLGILFFPFFHKDWSLKFAGSADPAPAREDVNAPDLYIPLMSFLTYILVSGFVLGTQGRFSPEILGILTSNALIWVILENIVIFISKYILNISQSLSVWHSLAYSTYKFAHMIVCLLLFMVGDKTFYYGALAYSSLALVIFLLRSVSHFMFDSSGSYGSEEGRKRKLILVAFVVITQPLIMWWLTSTQIQSTAPRMVVGHEWLETNING from the exons ATGTCAAACGAGTGGGGAAACGACTGGAACACGGATTCCTGGAACACTGGATACTCACAACCTCAACAACCATCAGCTCCACCCGCTGCTCCTGCTGCAGCACCTCAAGATCAATCATATGG tGGTGGTTATTACTCTCAACAAAGTTCAAATCAAGGCTTCGACGGGTATGGACAGCAAAGTCCTACACAGAATCAATACGGAGGATACGGgcaacagcagcaacaacaacaaagtTATGGGCAAAATAATG GTTTTGGAGGCTTCCAGCCACAGCAATTAATGTCGGATCCTATGTTAAATGCAGCAAAACAATTTGGAGGTCAATTTGCAGAGCAACAAAAGGAGAAG cTCACGAAGTACCTTGGAACATTCAATTTGAAGTATTATTTTGCTGTCGATAACGCATACGTCGGAAAAAAGCTTGGAATACTCTTCTTTCCATTCTTTCATAAAGATTGGTCATTGAAGTTTGCTGGATCAGCAGACCCAGCTCCAGCAAGAGAAGACGTTAATGCTCCTGACTTGTACATTCCACTGATGTCATTCCTCACATACATTTTGGTTTCTGGATTTGTGTTGGGAACACAAGGACGATTTTCTCCTGAAATTCTGGGCATCCTTACCTCGAACGCATTAATTTGGGTAATCCTGGAGAATATTGTAATTTTCATCTCGAAATACATACTCAATATTTCTCAATCACTGTCAGTGTGGCACTCGTTGGCGTATTCGACATATAAGTTCGcgca catgaTAGTCTGTCTGCTTCTGTTCATGGTCGGTGACAAGACATTCTACTATGGAGCACTGGCGTATAGTTCATTGGCTCTCGTGATATTTTTG CTTCGATCCGTCTCCCATTTCATGTTTGACTCATCAGGTTCGTATGGATCAGAAGAAGGACGAAAACGGAAATTGATTCTTGTGGCGTTTGTAGTCATAACTCAACCACTTATTATGTGGTGGCTTACAAG CACCCAAATACAATCAACTGCTCCGCGAATGGTAGTGGGACACGAATGGTTGGAAACCAATATCAATGGATAA
- the T06E8.2 gene encoding uncharacterized protein (Predicted) — MDRPGRGRRGDKNVGPVPTLGWTLSIGLSNSHLVPSFASFKKTTPQQLVNAIFEKFRFSLYTLHLFYSL, encoded by the exons ATGGATAGACCAGGAAGAGGACGCAGAGGCGACAAGAACGTTGGACCGGTGCCAACTCTCGGATGGACTCTTTCAATTGG GCTCTCAAATTCTCATCTTGTCCCTTCCTTTGCCTCCTTCAAGAAGACAACCCCACAACAATTAGTGAAcgcaattttcgagaaatttcgcTTTTCTCTGTACACTCTCCATCTATTTTACTCACTATAA